From the genome of Maridesulfovibrio bastinii DSM 16055:
GGGTCCGTAAAAATCTGTTGGTCCGCATCAGAGAAGCTGCGGGTGAAGTCCTCGACGAGAACGTCGGTGTGGTTCTTTCTAAAGCTGAGCAGAGTTCTGAATTTTATCAGGCCGAAGCAGAGAACCCTCTTCTTAGTGACAGTGAGAAGATTCTTGGCAGCATTGCCCGGCTTCGTAAAAGGCTTAGAATCTGTAAGGGACTGGAAAGACCTGAAGAGTTGAGTCATCCTGAAGAATCCGGCTGGGGGCTTGAAAGCCTTGAGCATGAAGAAAATTCGATTATGGATGACGAAATAGGAGTATTTGAGCAGCCTGATTTCGATGAGATTCTTGATTCCGTTTTGGAAGCCTTCAGTCTTAGTTTCCGAGAAATTATGAGTGAAGACACTAAAGAGGTCAGACTAGCAAGGCGGTCTCTTTTTTATCTGTGTGCCAGATATGACATTTCTGCTGATGAAGTCGCCCTTAATTTCGACTGTACTGTCAGTGAGGTCATGGACGGAGCTAAAGAGATGGACAGGGAAATTTCAAATGCCATTGATTCAGGGGCAGATCTTGATCAGCTTCTGGTTCGGCTTTTTCATAAAGGCTGATCTTAATTTTTACATTGAAACAGTAAAACCGGTCCCTTTCGGGACCGGTCAGATTGATGACAAAGTCCTCGCCTTTTGGCGGGGACTTTTTTATATTATTTGCATGTTAAAAAAATCTGATCAAAAGCAAGTCACTGTTGAGCTAGTAACAATTGAAGAGCTGGTTCCTGAAAACCATTTACTTCGAAAAATAAATAAGTTTATCGACTTTTCATTTATTCGAGAGAAGACCAAGCATCTTTACTGTGAGAACAATGGTCGTCCAGCAATTGA
Proteins encoded in this window:
- a CDS encoding DnaA N-terminal domain-containing protein, encoding MSISVWQSIKKRLRVRVNPILIRVWIDPLEATYADGVVRIVAPNEFVEEWVRKNLLVRIREAAGEVLDENVGVVLSKAEQSSEFYQAEAENPLLSDSEKILGSIARLRKRLRICKGLERPEELSHPEESGWGLESLEHEENSIMDDEIGVFEQPDFDEILDSVLEAFSLSFREIMSEDTKEVRLARRSLFYLCARYDISADEVALNFDCTVSEVMDGAKEMDREISNAIDSGADLDQLLVRLFHKG
- a CDS encoding transposase, translated to MCMLKKSDQKQVTVELVTIEELVPENHLLRKINKFIDFSFIREKTKHLYCENNGRPAIDPVVLFKMLFIGYIFGIRSERRLVKEIQVNMAYRWFL